The sequence AATGTTAAGTCTGAATAAAGTTCACTAATAATCCTCTTTGAAAAACTTACTATTGCAACTTGGGTATCAGCCTGGATTTCCTTTCCCGTCTTGGTACGAGTTGCAATAAATATTTCAGGCTTTGATGGTTCTTCGTTGTTGTCTTTGGCTGCACGCTACagattatatcaaaagaaattttaaaaaatcagtaAGTTCttataaagtacaaaaaaatgaaaatcaaattttgtatgaaatgtCAGCTAAGTATTACCAATGCCACGCGTACTCTAGCAAAATTAATAGGTCCCATTCGATGCCTccacttttgttttttcctgtTTTGAGAATTCATCTCGCATATAGCCTATTGTTAAAAACAAAGAGATAATTGAATTGATATGTATAAAAAGAATAGATATGACACAGAATTAGTCGATGAGTGGAAATGCACCATTTTAACCTTACTTGAACAGTTGGGTGTTTCCAATACTCGATCAACTGGCGGAATTGATTATGTGGAATGCCATCAGGACATTTTgctagcatatcctcaagggtactgtttttatcaaaaaaattctttttaattttttgcttgtGTCGCCTCCAAGCATCACGAAGACCAGTCATCACCCACTTCTTTCCTTCTACTGGAAGTAGAAATTTGGActatgcaaaataaaatatatttagtttcagtaagtaaaataaaatatgaattctcAAGAGTGGTTGTTTTTACATTGACGTATTCCCACATGCGCTTTTTAGTATCCTTTGGCACCACATGCCAACTAGTGTACATCAAGCTGATGAATCTAGGATTCCTTGCAATTGTTCCTATAAAGTTGCTTAATTGTGACACTATCTTATTAGTTGGTCCCACCGCTTGTCCTTTATCAAATGTcacctcctttctttcttccaaatttcttgCATGAATATCCTTACATGTTGTATGTCCTCGAACTTTTTTTGGCTTCGACATTTCTAGATTGATGTAACAGACATGAAAtaagatatttcttttataatgagTTCTAAATCTTACAAGGTTTAAAACATACCTTTTGTACTACAATCAATGTCAATTTCCTCTTCTTGTTCCACACGATCATCCAATCCTTTGTTGTGTTCATTAATAATAGGAGTATGCCTAAATTCGACAGCACTTGTTGTGTTGTTGTCACGTTTTGTTTCATCATCTTTGTGTATCCCTTGATCTTTTAGAAACTGATCAAGAGTACTAGCTGGTATGACCGGCTTTCTCTTTACCTGTTTGCAATTCGGTAGATCAAGAATATCATGTCGTGCCTCTCCATTACCTAGTGTTGTTCAAGTCGCATGTGCTGAAGCAGTAACATCTTTATTGAATGACGTATGAAACCTAGAATTATTCATAGGAAGTTTAGTTCCATTATCTTGAATGGACtattcaaattgaaataacCTCTGTTTAGTTTGTCCTTTCCCTGCAATCATACGTGAGGTTCTAAGCTCTTCCCTTGAAGACGATTGAATGACTGATTTGTGCCCAAGCAATTTACTCTTTCCTTGTAGTGGAATGAAATCCtcaaaattctttcttttatgtgatattggtGACTTATCTTTCTTACCTTTATCATTGCGTTCATTTGCAAGTTGTTCTCTCTTAATCTTGAATTGGTTGGCCAATTCAGCACTTGATCGGTATTGCATATCAACATCCAGATTCTTCAATGGACTTTGAGATTTGTTTtcattcaaaccctttttctttagcATTGTTGATTGATTCATTGTTTTTGCTTTGTTTAAATCTCTTCAATTTGTTTCCCAATAGTAAGTAAACCtacaaaataataagattgTTTAAGTGAAACAAGTAGCAGCAatgtaattttgatataaggTTCACAGATGGATAGCTTATTATAGTAGATTGCAACATTTGACTTTctaaaattttcagaatttctatAATTTCCAGAACTTCAAAAATTTCCTGAATTTATACATTAAAGTACTGTATAATATTGCATAACTTATACAAAACAGTAATGTAATTACAGAACTCATTTAAAATCACATAATAAGtcaaacacacatacatacaaCAATCTAGGTGCAACACTATAATGAGTAAAGGTGCTAAAAGAGGAAGTAGACATAAAATCATACACACAGAGTCAGGATCTCTCATATAAAGGATTCATATATGCAATACCAACTAACTGAAATAAAGATTAATTGTTGATACACTTTAATTAAGTTTGGTATTTGTCATAAGACTCATTAGTCTGCATATAGACTTAGATAACAATGTGCATGTGGGatttagtgacttttttgtAAGGCATAACTCAATATTGTAATGAAATGAGCTCTAATAAAGCAGAATGAATATTGAGGATTCATATAATTAATCCCAACTAGTTAGGTATTGAGGAGTAGTTGATTGAACATCTAATACACTACCGGGTAGTATGAGTAGAGCAACTTCTGCGATGACCAATGAAATATGCATAGAGAAGTCACTTGTGTCTTGTGAAAACTCTCACTCCCTCTATCCCTATTCAATAGTGTCATGCTTCTCATTACTTCCCCTGATTTCCCCACTTGATGAAAATGCAGAACACATTAGTATTAGCTACTCGAAGTGCAAACATCCTTGTGCCTTGTGTAGCTGAATACCACAGTAAAACAAGACGGATTCAAATTGGAAGAACTACATGAACAAACAgaaaaaattgataacatatgaaacaaaatatttcaaacaacTGTAGACGCGACTGTATGCCATTATTATTGTTCCCTAGTAGAACAAGTTGTTAGCTATTCACGTCACATGCCCAATGCTTCCAATCCTGGGTGGGGTTCTTCCCTTAACAGAGGCCGTTGGCTGCATCCATATTAAAAACTGGAGAGCTTCTTattacttaaattaataaaaggtaAAGAGTTGTACCTCTCTCGGAGCGACAAACTCGGGACAACGACCAAACCAGAAGCAACTTCAAACTACAGAGTTGAATGCCTCTAATGCCAACTGCctgataataaaatgaaaccagaaagtatataaataacaaacaaCCAACTCAAGCAAAAATCAGCTAGAAGTATAGGTTcctcaataaaatattaatcatataaGAAGGCAACATATTACATTCCACAGATtagatatattaatgtattttaccaaaaaaactATTATATTACAAAAACAGTGAGTGAGCACTATATGATCATCACAACAATAATGAAACTCATGGTGTGTCTTATTCAAACTCTTCTTCAGACTCGACTTCATCATCAGACTCATCTTCATACTCATTTTCAGACTCATCTTCAAACGCATCTGAAAACTCATCTTCATACTCATTTTCAGACTCATCTTCGAACTCATCTTCAAACTCCTCTTCATACTCGACTTCAAGTTGTTGATTGACAAATTCCTCCACAGGCACATCAATGATTGTTTCTGGTAAATCAGTCCTTGTTAAGAGTACTTCCCCATTATCTTTTGGTATAGATGGACCCTTCGAATGTTCAGATGGCTCATTTTCATAACTTTGTGGGAGATTAGATTCAACTTCATCACCCATGTTAACCAAGTCTCTTGGAACAGTCTTCATAACATAATGTTTATCTTGATCATATGGATCTTGCACATAGAAGCATTGGTGTACTTGAGATACAAGCACAAAAGGCTCTTCCTGAGAGCATTTCTTGTTAAAATAGACATAAGTAAGGCCATAAACATCTTTTTCAACCTCATACCAATCACACATAAATAAAACAACCTTAAAATGGCTGTAATAGTTTAATTCAACAATATCAACTATTCTACCATAATAAGTCAAATCTGCGGCAATCGAATTTTTATCCTTTGAGCTTGCAAAGCTTGTAGTTGAGGAAATTAGTGTAACACCACTATTTTGTGTTTTACGCCTTGCATCACGCTGCCTAACATGGAATCTATATCCATTTATGAGATACCCAGAATATCTTTTTGCAACAGAATTTGGTCCTCTAGACAATTGTTTTATCAAATAAGGCACATCCTCTTGAAAAGCACGAGTTTCAAACCATTGAGAGAAGTTTTGACAATGATTCTTGGCTTTGCTCCATTTAGATCTTCGTGACTGATTATCAACCTCTTGCTCATGCTCTCTACAAAACATTTactatatttgttaaaataataaattaaataagataaaaacTAATTATACAAAAGGAATGCTATATTCAAATTAAGGTACCTAATATATTCTAAAAGATCGTCACAATTTCCCAATAAGTATGCATGTGCCTGACTTAGTGACTTGTCATCTAAAATGATTGGATCAGTTTTCTTTGCTCCTAAAGGAACTCCTTTGTTGGAAAACAAACTCACAGGTTCTGCGTCACTTGGGTCACATTCATCATTGTTTCGCGCTCTCCTATTAAAACATGTATGCACACCCCAATGCAGATATTGTGAGAATAAATTCATGCAATCTATTCCCACTCGTGTCTCTGCTATACAACCTTCTGGAAAACGCCTATTGCGAATTTATGATTTGAATATACCCATTTCTCTTTCAGTGGAATACAGTGGATTTTCAGCTATATTCTGGGGCGTATTTTCTTGAGCGTAAAAATCGTGTGGATTTTTCAGCTCAGCTTCCTCTCTAAGCCCCAATTTGTTTTTCCTaatattttaacaattattgttttggccaataaaaattgGAGGGAGACAAgaaatgttggagggaatataatattttggtgaaatattttttaggccacacttctaaagtgttgtatttacaattataaaaataggaccctttaaaagtgtggccatatatataaataattgttgccattaatttcataatatgacaacacttaaaaagtgtaaCCTATACCATTAAAGGGTACACTTTACAAGTGTGCCAATATTATTGTTGCCTGAACATAAAAATTTAGGCTAcattttaaaagtgttcccacaaattttttaggcaacacttttcaagCATTACTCAGATTTAGTGTGGCcataggcctaaaatggtgtagtgctCGAATATCCAAATTGAAGGGATAGGTgcgattttgatattttgtaaaGATGGTGGCCATAAATTGATAAACAATGTTTATTATGTgccaaaatttaaaagtaacaTTTTGATGTTGGGTCAACTTCTTGAAAAAGGATAcgatatttttatgaaaaatatgcatctttgtCTTGGAGATTTAAGTAACAACTTAATTTCTAAAGTTCATAATACAAAGAATAGGTTAATTTCTTTGTATCTTAAAACTATCGATGCAAAGTGTTTGAAGGTCAATGTGCAAGATTACTCATGGTTTTGGCATATGAGATTTGGACACTTGAACTTTGAAGCTCGCAAATCAACGGAAGACAAGATAATAGTTGTTGGGATACCGTCAATAAACTACCCAAATAAATTATGTGAATCATGTCTTCTAGGAGAACACGCAATGAGGAGTTTTCAAGAGAAGACTACATTAAGAACAAGTAAGCCACTTCAACTTGTACACACTGATCTCATTGAATTTGTCGCCTCTAATGGTACCTTAGTCTCCCCAACAAAATGGAGTTGCACTAAGAAAGAATAGAAAAATTCTTAATATGGCTAGATGTATGTTGAAAGCTAAACATCTACAAAAAGAATTTTGGGCCGAGGCTATTTCTTGTGCAATTTATTTGAGCAGTAGTTCTCCAACTAAAAATGTATGAGATCAAATACCTCAAGAAGCATGGAGTGGAAGAAAACCAAGTGTCTAGCATTTGAGTATCTTTGGGAGCATAGCATATGCTCATGTTCCAGATCAAGGGAGAGCTAAACTTGACAATCGAAGTGTGAAGTATGTGTTTGTTGGCTATGAAACGAATTTAAAAGGCTAAAAATTGTGCAATCCACGCAATAACAAGGTGGTGGTGAGTCGTAATATTGAATTTAATGAAGAAACATCATGGAATTGGGAGACTCTGTAAGAAAGAACATATGATTTTCTTCCATACTTCGGAGATGAAGAAGCAACCATGGCATATGCACTGAATGCGACCCCACATCCTTCACCAGCAAATGTTGATCTCTATCTTCTCAAGAGAGTTCAGGTGAAAGACCATATAGGATGGGGAGGATTCAAGAACCCTATGAAGACATAAAAgtaattactaattttaattttttgtgttgtCTCTTTGTTGATAGTGAAccaatgaattttgatgaaaCTGTTACTGACAAAAGGTTAAGACAAGCCATGAAGGACGCTGTCCACTCAATAGAGAATAACAACACTTTGGAGTTGACAACTCTTCCCAATGACCATCAAGCCATTGGAGACAAATGAGTATACACGACGAAGAAAAATTCCCATGGAAAGTTATAATGATTCAAGGAAAGACTTGTGGCTAAAGTCTACAAACAAAGACATGACATCGATTATGATGAAGTCTATGCGCCTGTTGCCCGCATGGAGACAATTCACCTATCACTTTAGCGGCACAAATGAAATGGAAGATCCATCAACTAGATGTCAAATCGGCATTCTTGAATGAAtatattgaagaagaagtctaTGTTGAGCAACCATTGGGTTTAATGGttgaaaaatcatgaagatAAGGTGTTGAGGTTGAAGAAAACCTTATATGGGTTGAAGCAATTCCACAAGCTTTGAATAGTCGCATTGACAAATACTTTCAAGCCAATTTACTCGTTATCTTCATGAATATGTTGTTTACATTAAAGTTCATACTAATGGAAATATTCTACTTGTGtgtctttatgttgatgatctcACTATAATGGGTAACAACCCAATTTTATTTGAAGCTTTCAAGAAAGCTATGTCCTTGAGTTTTAGATGATAGACATAGGGCTCATGTCATATTACTTGGGCCTAGAAGTGAAGAAAATGGAGGAAGACATCTTCATATCTCAAGAAagctataaaaaaattaactcattGGAAAGTGGAACAAAATTGTCGAAGTTTGAAGATGGAGAAAAAGTGGATTCAACTTTGTTCAAAATTCTCGTAGGATGTCTGAGGTACTTTACATCTACGAGACAAGATATCTTCTTTGCCATTGGAGTAGTAAGTCACTTCATGGAAGATCCTACTTCCACTAACTTGAAGTTCGCTAAAAGAATTCTTTTCTACCTTAAAGGTACAATCGACTTTGGGCTATTTTATTCTTCTACTGATGATTTTAATCTTGTAGGATATTGTGATAGTGATTATGAGGGAAATGTTGATGATAGAAAAAACACATATTGTTTTGTGTTTTTGTAGGGTGATTGTGTTATTTCTTGGAGTTCAAAGGAATAATCAATTGTTACTCTCTCGACATGTTAATCTGAATATGTGGCAGCGACATCATGTACGTGTCATGCTATTTTGTTGAGAAGATTTCTGAAGGAACGAAATTTTCCACAATAGTTTGTATTGATAACAAATTTACACAAGCACTTGCAAATAATAATGTGTATCATGATCAAAGCAAGCACATAGACACAAGGTATCACTTTATCCGAGAATGCATTGCCAAGAAAGAGTTAGAGCTCAAGTATGTGAAGTCTCATGATGAAGTTGCGGATATCTTTATAAAGCCTCTCAAGTTTGAAGATTTTGAAAGATTGAGATCAAGCCTTGTAGTAAATAAGAAAGGTCAAAATTAAGGGAGACATTTGTGGAAATAAAATCTTGGCAGCAATTAATTTGGTAGTCATACTTGTTGAAATTACTAgccacaaattttaaaatttgtagcCACATTTGTGGAAGTAGGTAGTCAAAGTTTGGTATAAGTTTGTTAGAGTTTGACAACCCATTTTTGTAGAAATTGGCTACCACATTATGTTATTAACGATTTAATCATGTATTCAAACACTACTAAAGAAACTGCGAATACCTACTTAAAAATACTGACCTCCAGAGGTCGGTATTCCTGAAATACTTACCAGAAACCGACTTTCCAGCTTAAGCCAGAAAAAGCTTGGTCGCTATTCAATTCCGTCCTCTGGTGGTTGGTATTTAATAACCTCTCGAGGTCAGTTtcaatttaagttggtaaaattcattatttaattttccgACTTTCGAATGTCactttaatatatatgtttattttttatttttattatttccttCTTCCGGAGGTCAGCATATTTAATTctcaaattttagaatatcGGCCTcctgaggtcggtatttttatttcttgtttttgagaTTGCGACATCCGGACGTCGgtagtattttcatttttttttttagataccGACCTCTGGAGGTCAgtatttctatttcttatttttttgattctGACCTCCGATGTTCGGTATTtctgtttcttattttttagattccgaCCTCTAGAAGTCggcatttttatttcttattttttagattccaACCTCTAAAGGttggtatttttatttattatttttgagattcCGACCTTTAAGGTCggtacttttatttcctttttttagaTTCCGACTTCCAGAGGtcagtatttttatttcttatttttagatTCCGACCTCTGGAGGTCGGTATTTCTACTAAAAAACTGGCATCATTGAGCTGTAATTTTAGTATCCCACCtgtatatttatatcaaaagaaCCCAAAGAATTCCAAATAAGCTATTCCAAAATTATCTTCATCCAACTCAAATAATTCCAACTGggctattttaaaataaacttcatcaccaaaatttttttttaaacatatacattaaaccattcaaaaataaacttcatctaacttcaaaataaactaaaatacaatcaaacaattccaaaaatataaaagtctAAAATGTCAAACCAATACAACTACTCCTTATAACCCTTATCATTATCGTCACCCTCCTGATCAGCTCCATCATCACTGCTTGCCGAACATGGAGGAAGAATATTTcctaatttaaaaagaaaaggtagTTGGGCCTGAAGCGCTTCATACCTCTTGTTCTCTGCTTCCTTTGATGCCGCAATCTCCacctctctcttcttctctctgGCGGCTACAAGAGCAAGCTCGGCATTTAGAAAATCTATCTTACCCTCTATTGCAGATATTGTCTCTTTATCCCCACCATCAAAGCTACAGGATGATGAACAACAATACCTAGCCTGCTTCTTTTGATATGTCCTTTCTTGATAGCCATAGATTGAACCTCTAATCGGTTCACATGCACTTTGTTTCCAAAGATTATCATtttcttcttgtgtgaatgatctGTCACACCTCTCAAGAGGTAGAGTACTACGATATTCCTGAGACATTCGTATAAATCTATCCTGATATTTAAATATCTACAAATAAGAATGTAATATttacaagaaagagaaaaaaggaaTAACTTGAATAGAGTTCTTACATATGTGTCTTGATCACGTGGCTCAATTCATCTTTCTGCTTCCCTAGGGTTCGTACTCTTCTTGACATGAGTAACCTTGAACATCTCTTCTATAGCTAGCGGCCTACCCAACTCTTTTTCCTGCAAATAATACAAGTATAAGTTAATCTCAAAAAACTacttatcaaaaaagaaaaagaa comes from Solanum pennellii chromosome 1, SPENNV200 and encodes:
- the LOC107032592 gene encoding uncharacterized protein LOC107032592, whose protein sequence is MTGLRDAWRRHKQKIKKNFFDKNSTLEDMLAKCPDGIPHNQFRQLIEYWKHPTVQAICEMNSQNRKKQKWRHRMGPINFARVRVALRAAKDNNEEPSKPEIFIATRTKTGKEIQADTQVAIAELQNRQNSGETTDDAFRAVYGKEQLGRVRCYGRSVTTSSLKKDEEINNLKQKHADEITSLKEELREEMRHLFTQLLQNNPGLNFHDIPGCVGSDLASPMMQVVHKL